The DNA sequence GATGTGTGTGCAGTCTTCGGCGGCCATCATGGCGATTACGCTTATCCTCTGCTCTAGCGGCGTGCTCCCGATTTACCAGGGCATTGCGCTTGTGATGGGCGAAAACATCGGTACGACGGTCACTTCGAACTTGGCTGCACTTTCGGCAAGTACGCAGGCTAGGCGCGCGGCTTTGGCGCACATGCTCTTCAACATTTTCGGTGTGGTGTGGGTGCTGATTTTGTTCCACCCGTTTGTGAACATGGTTTGCCATTTTGTTGGCTTTGACCCGAATTTTGTGCCTCAGACACAAGAAGAAATCGCTCAGGCAGGCATTCGCGTGACATACGCACTTTCCGGATTCCATACCGCATTCAACCTTTGCAACGTGCTGCTCCTCATCTGGTTCATTAAGCCGATGGAGACGCTCATCTGCAAGATCATCAAGGAAAAGGAAGATGGCGAAGACTTCCGCATCAAGTTTATCAGCGGTGGCCTCATGAGTACGGCAGAACTTTCTCTCTTTGAAGCTCGCAAGGAAATCAACGTCTTTGCAGAACGCACTCTCAAGATGTTCCGATTCTTGCCGGACCTCCTCAAGATGAAAAATGAAGAGGACTTTGTAAAGCTGTTTGCCCGCATCGAAAAGTACGAAGGTATCAGCGACAGGTTTGAAATTGAAATTGGTGAATACTTGAACAAGGTCAGCGGCGGTCGCTTGAGTATCGAAAGTAAGACGATGTTGCAATGCATGCAGAAGGAGATATCTGAAATCGAAAGTATCGGCGATGCTTGCTACAACATGGCTCGCGCCATCAACCGCAAGTTCCATCTTGAGGAAGATTTTACCGAGGAACAGTACAGCCGCATAGAAAACATGATGAAACTTTGCGACCAGGCGCTAGTGCAGATGGTGGATGTTATCGAGGACAAGCCGCATACGAAGGCTTCGAATACGATGACGCTTGAATTTGAAATCAACGATTACCGCAAGATGCTCAAGGACTTGAATATCGAAGATATCAATGCGCAGCGCTACAGCTACCAGATTGGCGTGCATTACATGGATGTGGTGAACGACTGCGAAAAGCTGGGGGACTACGTGGTGAACGTCGTCGAAGCGCACGTGAATCACAGATTGCTCGGAAAGTAATCGGAATGGAGCCGCAGGGAATGCGGCTCTTTCAATATTTTTATATTTGTAATTTAGTAGGTGACCTTGGCCTTTTTAGGGGCGAAAAAAGGAGGGCTATATGAAAAAAATCATGGCGTTGGCTTTTGCCTTGTTCTTTGCGGTAGCAAATGCCGCTGAAACTTACGTAGCTTCGGAAAAGATCACGCAACAGGTTCTGTCAGGGGAACTTTCCCAGACCGTGTATGCTGGCGATGAAATTAAGCCGGTTACGATTCTATATGAAAATACTGGCCTTGGCGAAGATGCTGTACCAGAATATTCATCGACGAACTTTTTGGAAAATTTTGGATTGTCGAAAAGGTGGGTGGGCTCTAGATGTGAAATTGCGGGAG is a window from the Fibrobacter sp. UWB4 genome containing:
- a CDS encoding Na/Pi cotransporter family protein — translated: MTLMILKMIGCLALLMFGMKTMSEGLQKLTGGHLRTVLGTMTKHRLGGLLTGTAVTAAVQSSTATTVMTVSFVNAGLLTLRQAIPVIMGANIGTTATAWLMSIFGFQFNMSSVVWPFFALGIVLTYVRKNSVKSFGEFVFGFSFMFLGLTTLRENAVAMDLSHNQTIIDFFASTGGYGIWSTLLFLLLGGILTMCVQSSAAIMAITLILCSSGVLPIYQGIALVMGENIGTTVTSNLAALSASTQARRAALAHMLFNIFGVVWVLILFHPFVNMVCHFVGFDPNFVPQTQEEIAQAGIRVTYALSGFHTAFNLCNVLLLIWFIKPMETLICKIIKEKEDGEDFRIKFISGGLMSTAELSLFEARKEINVFAERTLKMFRFLPDLLKMKNEEDFVKLFARIEKYEGISDRFEIEIGEYLNKVSGGRLSIESKTMLQCMQKEISEIESIGDACYNMARAINRKFHLEEDFTEEQYSRIENMMKLCDQALVQMVDVIEDKPHTKASNTMTLEFEINDYRKMLKDLNIEDINAQRYSYQIGVHYMDVVNDCEKLGDYVVNVVEAHVNHRLLGK